Genomic segment of Pochonia chlamydosporia 170 chromosome 1, whole genome shotgun sequence:
AGAGAACTAGATTCGGAAGTGGATGAGCAGAAGGTGTGAAAAAGCGCTTGTTTCAGAAAGCCTACTTTGTTAAATGTTTTTCTGTTATTTCCGTTCGTTCTGTTGCTTTTTGCTTGGATTTGGTCAGGGAAATAAGGTTTTCGGATGCGATGCGAAAAATTTTTGCGGAGCTGGCGTCAGCAGGTTGTGAGAGTTAGTTTAGGGTCCTCTGGCTGTGAATAGTCGGGGCTATATCAAGAATTAATTGACAGACTTTACATGTTATGGTTGAACGTTGTACTGTGTGACTGATATTGAGCAAGGCTTGGATCTACACTTTGTTGATAAGGGTTCTCACCTGGACATCGATGAACGGACTTGGAGGCAATGTTGCTTGTCTGGGTATCCATCCCTTTGAGTGCGCAAGGTACAGGCGAAGTCGCAAACTAGGATGTTAGCCAATAACATATCCCGAATTTAGCAGTATATACTACCTGTCCATCTCACCAGTAAGAGAGAGGTGCTGCTAAATTTTGCCTGGTACATCTTCGATGCCGTTAGATAATGCAAGATTTAGTTAGAAGATGCTTAGCAGGGCAGATACTTTGCCTGCACCTTCGCGCACTCCAAGGGTTAGTGCAGCGGccccagcaacaagggcGGATAAGTATATGAGAAAGGCAACGTCATGTAAGGACTGTGCTGAATCTGGTGGTAATCTAGATCGCCAAAACCATATACCATGACGGACCTTGGTCCCCTCAGCTCTGTTTGCTGTGTGAATGCTGAATTTCAAAGGGCTTAGGCAGAGGGCAAGAACTTAATCTTGAAATCCCGAGCTTGCTGCGACGCCCAGCCTGGTTCGATCAATGCTTTAATGCCGACAACCAGCGGCAGTTTGGTCCAAGACTACTTGTTGATCAGCTCAGATCGAATCATTGGCGCGGAGATAAGATACGTCCAGTCCGTGCATCTAAATTCTTCCCGGATGGAAGCCGATCGTCCTTGTACCACCGCCCCGGATCGTTTCGCCCAGTAATATCAACGAACCCTTCTCTCGGCAATCTCCAAAATTAACGATCAACAGCTCTCAAACCCGTTCATGTTAAGCCATCTCATGCTGTCCTGGCAAAGCGGACTTGGGTTGCGGAGTTTCGGAGCCGTTGAGGACCCCGTATTCCTCCGTGCGGACTTTGTCGTTCGAGATTGCGGACTTTGGCACCCGGAGACGGCGCTGAGTGGCCGCTAACGAGAGTCATGTCAGCTGTGGAAGGGGTCCCATGCACGCGGGTAGGGGGAATTTGTGGACTTTTGGCACCAGGATGGCTTTTTTGCTGACAATTCGAGCATGTGTCTTGTTGAAATTCAGTGTTTGGAGTAGGCGGCGACGCTGATGAGGCGGCCAGAGCCACTAACAAGGTCTGGGCAAACGGATTGACTCGACCGTTTTGCTTTTACTGGGAACAAAGTGTCCTGAAGACCAACGGAATTGAGAAAAGAGAGCGGTTTCTTCGCTTCTTCATAACTCTTTGACGCTTTGATGTCCAATGCTGCTTTACGAGCTGCAACAAGTTGACAGGATTTTGTTGTTCCCTTTGGTTTTGCCAAGTACAAGCTAGACCGCGCCTGCCCAGTTGGGACACTCGACATACTTTGGCAGGTGGGACCGCCGCTTTCAACGTCTACTCACTCACTCATTCACATTCACTCACTCAACTTTAAACAAACCTCGTCGCCCATCATGAACGGCATGAAACGATCAtgggaggacatggacaccGCCGCTGTCATGGACTCCTTTGCAGCAACGTTTGGAAATCATAATCACAATCataaccacaaccacaaccggGAACATGACCACGACCACGGCAGcgtcaccatcaccacagatggcaccagactcgatGACAAGGCGTCGGCCGCTTCGCGCCAAAAGAGCTGCAACGCTTGTGTGAGGGGCAAGAGACGCTGTGACAAGCGCACGCCTCAGTGTAGCCGGTGCTTGGCCAAGGGTTTGGGCTGCGTCTACCAGAAATTGCCTCCAGGCGCATCCGCGGCCTGCAATAATGAGcagtcatcatcgtccaccGGAGCCTCCGCGGCCAACCTcacctcctcgtcttcctccgCCACAGAGTCCGCAAGACCGCTGGGCTCGATAAACGGCTCGTGCCCTGCCTCCGCGGCCGCAGGGAGcgctgctggagctggaggggTTCACACcgtctcttcttctgccgcGAGCACTGCGTCCTGTGTCTCTGACGTGCCCGATTTTGACATGGGCTTTGACATTGACACCTTGGGTACAGATACTAGCCCCGAGAGCCTTCAAGCTGACGTTGGTGTGCCGCTGGGAAGTTctggcaatggcgatggctcTGGCGGACTAGACTTTTCCATTGTCGACTTGATGGCTCAGACTGCCGGCACCGAACACGATATTTGGAATCTGCATCCGTTTGCCGACGCGGCGACGACAACGGATAAGTTGCATATTCCGCCCGTGCCTGCTGGTCTTTCTGCCATGGCACCGTCGTCTCTGCACaatcagcagcagcaacagcaactgCAGCCTGTTCGTGACGTATCACTCATCAAGGACCTCGACGCCGCCTGCATGGAGATTGACCCTTTGTCTGTCCATGACCCGAGCTCTCGAATTGGCCATACCGTGGGCTTTTTGACCAGCATGCACAGCACCTTTTCACAAACGAGAGCGCTGCCCTTTATGCACCCTCGTCTCTGGGCTGGCCAATTACCCAAGGCTATCCTTGCGGCGTTttcagcatcatctgcctACGCGGCGCGCAGCCCGTCTAACAAGGGATGGACTGTTCGTCTGCTGGTTGATGCGGGTCGAGAGATTCACCGTGAGGGTGAGCGTGCCATTACCAATGAGGATAAGTTGTCTCGCGTCCAAGCTCTGTTAATTCTCAACTCCATGAGAATATTCGATGGTGATTTGGGGTTGAGGGCCGCCGCAGAAAGAGAGGTGCCAGTCATGATGTCGTGGCTGAGGGAGCTCTCTAGCATGAGGGACAActtggaaatggaagaggGTTTGCGCGGACCGAATGGATTTGTTCGGGACAAGATACCAAAGACGTGGGAGGTACGTTGCTGCTGacttctctctctctctgtctctctctgtctctctctgaGTGTCATGTCCACTAACAATGGTTTACAGAGTTGGGTATTCTTGGAGAGCGCTCGCCGCACGATATTGACGTCGTACGCCATCACATGCCTCAGCTGCATGCTCAAGTCGGAAACTCGTACGTTGATCCCATGCCAAGACCGTCCTCTGTTATTCAATCTCTAACACAAGGTGGCAGCTGATGATGAAATGTGGTGTGATGAGAACGTATTCACCGCCTCACGCCACCTCTGGGACGCAACCAACTCGGTTGAATTCTACCGCTCGTGGCGTGAGAAGCCACAATTTGTCATCCAGAATATGGTGTTTAAGGACTTTTGGATGTACGCCCGGCCGGACGACTGCGATGATTTTACGAAACTTATGCTTACATCGTGAGTGCTTCCTCCGTGAAATGGATTGGAGCAGGCTGGCTGACACGTTTGTAGGCAAGTCGGTGTTGATGCAATGCAGCATTTTATGAACGGAGATATCGCGATACCAGTGAATCCAGGGCGGGCACCCTGAGTGGACGAGAAGCTTTGAGTAATGATAATGTGCGAAATGGTTCAACGACGGAACTCACACGGACCAGATGGAAGGTGATGGTTCACGATGCAGCTGTGCCGGATTGTAGAAGGGATATTCGCCATCTGGAGGGGATTTGGCAACATATGCCGGCGCAGGATGGCTATTTCGTTTCGGACGCGGAAGCAAACGAATGGTTCTGGCGTTTTGGTAAAGGCACCGGtgtttgttttattttgGGTATGAGAAGCGGCAACATGAGTTGGCCACAGATGTACACTATCAATACCAATTGCTCCTCATTGTCACTCCCACCATCACGCCATCATCACGTCCATCACTCCGATACCCTCCAGACCAACCTCTCTCCACTAACACTTCTATTCCGCAACTCATCCAACGCATTCTGCGCCCTCTCCACCATATCCCGTCCCTCAATCTCCCTATACTTATTCGGCTGCACGACCCCCTGCGCCAGAAGCGTCGGCACAATCTCCGGCTGCAGTTTCTCCTTGAACAGTTCATTCTACACCATACCCGTTAGCACATCGTCATCACGAAAACAAAGAATCAACTTACATCCAGGTAGAAATGCGTCCTCGCCCCCCTCACATCAACGCCCTCcgcccatccatccacctTCCCAATATCCATCTCATAAACCGGCTCCTCATCCATCGTCGCATCCCTCACAATCACAGGCAACATAACCGCCACTCTATCCCCCTTCTTagcaatcttcttcaacggcgCCAACGAGCCCCCCAGACTGCCAATACAATCCAGCACGAAACGAATCCCGTCTTCCTCCAGAATCTCACCCACCACCCCCTCGGCGCGATAATCGAAGCACCTCCGCGCACCTAGACTGCGCAAATACCCGTGATGCGCGGCACTGCTCACCGCAAGGATGTTGCTATACCCCCAATGCCGAAGGACCTGCACGGCGTATATGCCCACACTACTACTCGCACCCCATATCAAAACCCCGTCATTCTTGTTCCGCGCCTCCCAACCCTCTGGTATCGGCCAGGGAAGCTCCAGTCCCAAATCCGTAGTGGCAGTGTGGAACACCGTGCACAGATTGACATTCACCGTCGCAGCAGCCTGTTCGGAGATGCCGTCGGGAATCTTGGACGCCAGGTACGCAGGACAAGTAATGTAGTTCTGGTGATTGGCTTCTTTGCCGCCGTGGAAGGCAAACACAGATACCTTGTCCCCGATTTGGAGGCCCTTGGTGTCGCCGGGCCCGAGGGCGACGACTGTGCCGGATGCGCCGCCCGAACCAGACTGGCTTGGGTACTGGGGGATGAGAAGCCCGCCGTCTGCGCGGTGGAGGTCGAGGGGCGTTGAGGCCGTGTAGCTTACTTTGAGGGTGATTTCGCCCGTGGATGGAGGGTGGACGGGGACGGTGATTCGGGTGAGTGGTTGTCGGGgggcggcgatggcgacggctgtttgggtttgggggagggccatgttgatgtgagAGTTTGAATTTCAAGCTATGatgtttgacttgactgagCTGAGGGGTCAAGTGAGATGGTGTAAGTGTGATTGAAGTGAGTTTGAGATGACATGTGAGGTGGTTATGTCCAACGTTCTCAGTCAGGTGAACCTAGATACCAGCTGGAACGAGCTTGAACAAGATACATAGAGAGTAAACCGTACAAATAATATATTTATATACCCACTTACAACGTCATACGCAACCGTGATCCATCGTGATATTTGTAAGCCCCAGCCCTATGGAGTTGTAGCCCTCCGTGGAGCGGATCCTGCCGATCATCCCGTCAGCATCGTCGGATAAGCCGACCAAAGGGCAACACATCATCACGCCTGATTATAAATGTGCAACGACAATCAAATAGTCCATACAAGTACGCTGTGGGAAATACATGATTCATTCAAGAACAGTTGACCCAATACTGACATGCCCAACGCTTGAATTCACCGCCACGCTACTCCCCCATAATTCAATGTTACTTGATACTCAGCCTCCATGGTCACAAACCAACTCACAACCACTCCACTCACAAGTGCGCTTATAAACTCGCTTCGCATCGGCCACCGGCAGTATCGCGGATCCGTCATATGTGGTTTCAATGACACCATTTCTGAGACTGTTGAACGTAGATGACATAGAATATCTGTCACCTCTTGTTAGTTGGTTCTTGCTGAACTCAAGAACAGGACGTACCGTTTCGGCCATGTCAAACACTCTCCCACCAGCAATCGACATCATGGCCATTCCAAAGCATTGCGCCTTTGGGTTCTTCAGTGGGGACTTCCAAATTGACAAACAAGTCACACGTCGCTCGTAAACGTTGAGCAGACAGCAGTCGATCCACTTGATAGTCGTCACCAGGCTACCATATCCTTGAATCAAGCAGTACAACCGAAGGAGCCCCTAGCCACGGCTCTACACGGGCTGTTGAATATAGACACGAAGGCCAAAAAGGAACCCAAAGTAGTGACAGCGCTCAATATCTTGTCGCTAAACACCACGTCAGTA
This window contains:
- a CDS encoding C6 zinc finger domain-containing protein (similar to Metarhizium acridum CQMa 102 XP_007810541.1), with the translated sequence MNGMKRSWEDMDTAAVMDSFAATFGNHNHNHNHNHNREHDHDHGSVTITTDGTRLDDKASAASRQKSCNACVRGKRRCDKRTPQCSRCLAKGLGCVYQKLPPGASAACNNEQSSSSTGASAANLTSSSSSATESARPLGSINGSCPASAAAGSAAGAGGVHTVSSSAASTASCVSDVPDFDMGFDIDTLGTDTSPESLQADVGVPLGSSGNGDGSGGLDFSIVDLMAQTAGTEHDIWNLHPFADAATTTDKLHIPPVPAGLSAMAPSSLHNQQQQQQLQPVRDVSLIKDLDAACMEIDPLSVHDPSSRIGHTVGFLTSMHSTFSQTRALPFMHPRLWAGQLPKAILAAFSASSAYAARSPSNKGWTVRLLVDAGREIHREGERAITNEDKLSRVQALLILNSMRIFDGDLGLRAAAEREVPVMMSWLRELSSMRDNLEMEEGLRGPNGFVRDKIPKTWESWVFLESARRTILTSYAITCLSCMLKSETPDDEMWCDENVFTASRHLWDATNSVEFYRSWREKPQFVIQNMVFKDFWMYARPDDCDDFTKLMLTSQVGVDAMQHFMNGDIAIPVNPGRAP
- a CDS encoding alcohol dehydrogenase (similar to Metarhizium acridum CQMa 102 XP_007810540.1), with translation MALPQTQTAVAIAAPRQPLTRITVPVHPPSTGEITLKVSYTASTPLDLHRADGGLLIPQYPSQSGSGGASGTVVALGPGDTKGLQIGDKVSVFAFHGGKEANHQNYITCPAYLASKIPDGISEQAAATVNVNLCTVFHTATTDLGLELPWPIPEGWEARNKNDGVLIWGASSSVGIYAVQVLRHWGYSNILAVSSAAHHGYLRSLGARRCFDYRAEGVVGEILEEDGIRFVLDCIGSLGGSLAPLKKIAKKGDRVAVMLPVIVRDATMDEEPVYEMDIGKVDGWAEGVDVRGARTHFYLDNELFKEKLQPEIVPTLLAQGVVQPNKYREIEGRDMVERAQNALDELRNRSVSGERLVWRVSE